The following are encoded together in the Magnetospirillum gryphiswaldense MSR-1 v2 genome:
- a CDS encoding DNA-binding response regulator — MTPPPGHAAAPTILMIDDSIMDLRVLIDMLAARKWRTLVSFDGMDGYRKAQIKLPDLILLDVRMPGLDGFATLRRLKGDTRTQAIPVIFLTAAEDKADRLNGLSLGAVDYIIKPFVSEEEVLSRIGIHLELSRRLGSAPSITASSTPGQSALVTAAATLLLENLSNPPSMNTLVRHLGTSEKRLYDAFHEAFQLTVFGWLREQRLKLARQLLIQTDAAVADIAAHCGYGSSANFATAFKNRFECSPRDFRRRAGDETAGDSES, encoded by the coding sequence ATGACGCCGCCGCCGGGGCACGCCGCCGCCCCCACAATCCTGATGATCGACGATTCAATCATGGACCTGCGCGTTCTGATCGACATGTTGGCCGCGCGCAAATGGCGCACCCTGGTGAGTTTCGACGGCATGGATGGCTACCGCAAGGCGCAGATCAAGTTGCCGGACTTGATCCTGCTGGACGTGCGGATGCCAGGTCTTGACGGCTTTGCCACGCTGCGACGCCTGAAAGGCGACACCCGCACGCAGGCGATTCCGGTCATATTCCTCACCGCAGCCGAAGACAAGGCCGACCGGCTGAACGGCCTCTCGCTTGGTGCGGTGGATTACATCATCAAGCCCTTCGTGAGCGAGGAAGAAGTGCTGTCCAGGATCGGCATCCATCTGGAACTTTCCCGCCGTCTCGGCTCGGCGCCAAGCATCACAGCCAGTAGCACGCCGGGCCAGTCGGCTCTGGTTACCGCAGCCGCGACCCTGCTGCTGGAGAACTTGAGCAACCCGCCATCGATGAACACGTTGGTTCGTCATTTGGGCACTAGCGAGAAGCGCCTGTACGACGCGTTTCACGAGGCATTCCAGCTAACGGTGTTCGGCTGGCTGCGTGAACAGCGCCTGAAGCTGGCGCGCCAGTTGCTGATTCAGACCGATGCGGCCGTCGCCGATATCGCTGCCCATTGCGGCTACGGGTCGTCGGCCAATTTCGCTACCGCGTTCAAAAACCGATTCGAATGCTCGCCACGCGATTTTCGCCGACGCGCGGGCGACGAGACGGCCGGGGATAGCGAATCTTGA
- a CDS encoding diguanylate cyclase domain-containing protein, with the protein MKNGYPLIQHVCGCVILLALLMAAGPVRALESVTLQLRWKHQFQFAGYYAALAKGFYREEGLEVALIEGGPGADPVSKVLDEQADFGIGVSSLVIDYLKGKPVLMLGPIFQHSPNVLIVHGRDKRPVDLAGSGKIAMMAGDQDVELKAMFIDEGVSLDKLHIVPDDGHMDDFFDRNVEALNAYSSNEPFSLIQLGIPHTIMKPISYGMDFYGDVLFTRRRLAEQKPTVVAAFRRAALRGWQYALDHPAEIIDLIDAHYNSQGKSREHLAYEARELHRLINPEIIDIGHNNPGRWRHIANTYARFGLVPAGLPLEEFFYQPDPKVDFSWLYRALAVSIGFLLVVVAIALYIHRMNRRLSIAIADKTRSEERHRVIFQTSPSAGMVWCDGYIVTDWNSEAEAVFGWKREEVLGKPFTEFLLPTVDQARLEPALSQMVHKNVLPHSINNNLTRDGRQITCEWFNAWLPERPGENREVVSLARDITERQRLEEEVRQLAFYDPLTHLPNRRLLQDRLGRVLAATQRDRGFCALMFLDLDNFKPLNDRHGHDVGDRLLVEVARRLSDCVRTTDTVARFGGDEFVVLLSELDETKQQASEQAAQVAYKILECLSEPYHLAGSNGSPIVEHRCSASIGVAIFAGDADSEDVMRRADTAMFCAKESGRNRVTVDSGDGSAMIQPLAIEPSHRRLVPHEELQ; encoded by the coding sequence ATGAAAAATGGTTACCCACTTATCCAGCATGTCTGCGGGTGCGTAATCCTGCTGGCCCTGCTAATGGCCGCTGGCCCAGTACGTGCGCTGGAGTCGGTCACCCTGCAACTGCGCTGGAAGCACCAGTTCCAGTTTGCCGGATACTACGCGGCACTGGCCAAGGGCTTCTATCGCGAAGAGGGATTGGAGGTAGCCTTAATTGAAGGCGGCCCCGGCGCGGACCCGGTCAGCAAGGTGCTCGATGAACAGGCCGACTTCGGCATTGGTGTCTCCAGCCTGGTAATCGACTACCTCAAGGGCAAGCCGGTTCTGATGCTCGGGCCGATCTTTCAGCATTCCCCTAATGTGCTGATCGTGCACGGTCGCGACAAGCGACCGGTCGACCTCGCCGGAAGCGGCAAGATTGCCATGATGGCGGGCGACCAGGATGTCGAACTGAAAGCAATGTTCATCGATGAAGGAGTCTCCCTCGATAAACTGCACATTGTACCAGATGACGGCCATATGGATGATTTCTTCGATCGAAATGTCGAGGCCCTCAATGCCTATAGTTCGAATGAACCATTCAGCCTGATTCAACTTGGTATCCCCCACACCATCATGAAGCCGATCAGCTATGGCATGGACTTTTACGGTGATGTGCTATTCACCCGGCGGCGGCTTGCCGAACAGAAGCCGACAGTGGTGGCGGCCTTTCGTCGTGCGGCTCTGCGCGGCTGGCAGTACGCCTTGGATCACCCAGCCGAAATTATCGATCTGATTGATGCGCACTACAATAGCCAGGGAAAATCTCGCGAGCACCTAGCCTATGAAGCGCGCGAACTGCACCGCCTTATCAATCCGGAAATCATCGACATCGGCCACAACAATCCGGGACGCTGGCGGCACATTGCCAACACCTATGCCCGCTTCGGCTTGGTTCCAGCCGGGCTGCCGCTCGAAGAGTTTTTCTATCAGCCGGACCCGAAAGTAGATTTCAGTTGGCTCTACCGAGCACTGGCCGTCAGCATCGGGTTTTTGTTGGTCGTAGTGGCGATTGCCCTCTACATCCACCGCATGAATCGTCGGCTGTCCATCGCCATCGCCGACAAAACCCGCAGCGAAGAACGTCATCGCGTGATCTTCCAGACCTCACCTTCGGCTGGCATGGTCTGGTGCGACGGCTACATCGTCACAGACTGGAACAGCGAGGCCGAGGCAGTGTTCGGCTGGAAGCGCGAAGAGGTGCTGGGCAAACCTTTCACCGAATTTCTCCTGCCGACCGTTGATCAAGCGCGCCTTGAGCCGGCACTGTCACAGATGGTCCACAAGAATGTGCTGCCCCACAGTATCAACAACAACCTGACCCGCGACGGCCGCCAGATCACCTGCGAGTGGTTCAATGCCTGGCTCCCCGAACGCCCCGGAGAAAACCGCGAGGTGGTTTCTCTTGCTCGTGACATAACCGAACGGCAACGGCTCGAAGAAGAAGTCCGGCAACTGGCCTTCTACGACCCCCTGACGCATCTACCCAACCGGCGCCTGCTGCAGGATCGTCTTGGCCGGGTCTTGGCGGCCACTCAGCGTGATCGAGGCTTCTGCGCGCTGATGTTCCTCGATCTGGACAACTTCAAGCCGCTCAATGATCGCCACGGCCATGACGTCGGTGACCGATTGCTGGTCGAAGTCGCCAGGCGCCTGTCCGACTGCGTGCGCACTACCGACACCGTGGCCCGTTTCGGGGGCGATGAATTTGTTGTCCTGCTAAGCGAACTAGATGAGACGAAACAGCAGGCCAGCGAGCAGGCGGCGCAGGTGGCATACAAAATTCTAGAGTGTTTGAGCGAGCCCTATCACCTGGCAGGATCGAATGGCTCACCCATTGTGGAACATCGCTGCTCGGCTAGCATCGGTGTTGCCATTTTTGCAGGTGATGCGGATTCTGAGGACGTCATGCGCCGGGCGGATACGGCAATGTTTTGTGCCAAGGAATCAGGCCGCAACCGTGTGACGGTGGATAGCGGCGATGGCAGCGCGATGATTCAACCTCTGGCAATCGAACCCTCACACAGACGCCTAGTTCCGCATGAGGAACTGCAATGA
- a CDS encoding recombinase family protein: MDWANAASNGTSSQWIRDKFAASRRKGMWMGGVPPLGYDVVARKLVVNQPEADLVRHIFDRFLKVGSATLLVKELNATGHHTKSWTTQDGKHRDGAPITKNFLYKLLDNRVYLGEAVHKGEAHAGEHPAIIDRATWDKVMAVKTDNAPRKRANAVRSSTPAPLKGLIHCAHCGRAMTPSHTRKKGRLYRYYTCMKAIHSGHESCPVRSIAAGEIEAAVIGQVRALLRAPEIRARAERMAPSMAPADLRAALDRFEALWDELFPAEQARILQLLVERVAIAPDGAEVRLRAEGLASVIADITAQTGDRSAA; this comes from the coding sequence ATGGACTGGGCCAATGCCGCATCGAACGGCACCAGCTCGCAGTGGATTCGCGACAAATTCGCCGCGTCGCGCCGCAAGGGCATGTGGATGGGCGGGGTGCCGCCGCTCGGCTACGACGTGGTCGCCCGCAAGCTGGTGGTCAACCAGCCCGAGGCCGATCTGGTCCGCCACATCTTCGACCGCTTCCTCAAGGTCGGCTCCGCCACCCTGCTGGTGAAGGAACTCAACGCCACCGGTCACCATACCAAGTCCTGGACCACCCAAGACGGCAAGCACCGCGACGGCGCGCCCATCACCAAGAACTTCCTCTACAAGCTGCTCGACAACCGGGTCTATCTCGGCGAGGCCGTCCACAAAGGCGAGGCCCATGCCGGTGAGCATCCCGCCATCATTGACCGCGCCACCTGGGACAAGGTGATGGCGGTAAAGACCGACAATGCGCCCAGGAAGCGGGCCAACGCTGTGCGGTCCTCGACCCCGGCGCCGTTGAAGGGGCTGATCCACTGTGCCCATTGTGGCCGGGCCATGACGCCGAGCCATACCCGCAAGAAGGGGCGGCTGTACCGGTACTATACCTGCATGAAGGCGATCCATTCCGGCCACGAGTCCTGCCCGGTGCGCAGCATCGCCGCCGGTGAGATCGAAGCGGCAGTTATCGGGCAGGTCCGGGCATTGCTGCGCGCCCCTGAGATCCGGGCGCGGGCCGAACGGATGGCCCCGTCCATGGCGCCCGCCGATCTGCGCGCTGCCCTGGATCGCTTCGAGGCACTCTGGGACGAGCTGTTCCCGGCCGAGCAGGCCCGTATCCTCCAGCTTCTGGTCGAGAGAGTGGCCATCGCCCCAGACGGCGCCGAGGTCCGGTTGCGCGCCGAGGGACTGGCCAGCGTCATCGCCGACATCACCGCCCAGACCGGCGACAGGAGCGCGGCATGA
- a CDS encoding addiction module antidote protein — translation MTEQVGAFDIATYLDNGEVVAEYLTAALEDSDPAVFLAALGHVAKARGMSQVAGKAGLGRESLYKAVAPGAHPRYETVRSLIDALGLKLTISA, via the coding sequence ATGACGGAACAGGTCGGTGCTTTCGACATCGCCACCTATCTCGATAATGGCGAGGTGGTGGCCGAATATCTGACGGCGGCGCTGGAAGACTCCGATCCGGCGGTCTTTCTGGCCGCGCTCGGCCATGTCGCCAAGGCCCGCGGCATGAGTCAGGTGGCCGGGAAAGCCGGGCTGGGGCGCGAAAGCCTGTACAAGGCCGTCGCCCCTGGCGCCCATCCGCGTTACGAGACGGTTCGCTCGCTGATCGACGCGCTGGGGCTGAAGCTGACCATTTCCGCTTGA
- a CDS encoding type II toxin-antitoxin system RelE/ParE family toxin: MNTLLRTASFDAWLSALADIKGKARILARLTAAESGNFGDCDSVGDGISEMRVHFGPGYRVYFTRRGKVIYLLLLGGDKSTQTRDIKRAKELAKMIEEA, translated from the coding sequence ATGAACACGCTGCTGCGCACCGCCAGCTTTGATGCATGGCTTTCGGCCTTGGCCGACATCAAGGGAAAGGCCCGCATCCTGGCCCGGCTGACCGCCGCGGAGTCCGGTAATTTCGGTGACTGTGATTCTGTTGGGGATGGCATCAGCGAGATGCGGGTCCATTTCGGGCCGGGATACCGGGTGTACTTCACCCGGCGGGGCAAGGTGATCTATCTGCTGCTGCTGGGCGGCGACAAATCGACCCAGACGCGAGACATCAAGCGGGCCAAGGAATTGGCCAAAATGATCGAGGAGGCTTAA
- a CDS encoding ATP-dependent DNA helicase, which yields MTDITPSDIQAQAIAAIRDWFHSRTDEQQVFRLFGFAGTGKSTVLKFALEDMGLAPHTEDVPGVVTATFTGKAALVLRRKGTPARTIHSLIYSVIEATDEEIEEAGKRIAQAEIDARHLTGFDRTAAEAAIEAMRQSMREMKKPRFALNPDSPAASAKLIVLDEVSMVGEEMARDLMSFGRPILVLGDPGQLPPIKGEGAFTKDAPDVILTEIHRQAAESAIIRLATMAREGQPIGFGQYDDHAWKMRMADVTPDQALRGGQVICGKNATRFQLNNALRRAAGFGGMFLPTGPSEKIICLKNQSDLGLINGMFLSLADIVDEGSLYFSAVITDEDGNPVGPPAKGGKPGRLLLYKGHFEDHVALDPHRHDRDWRDKKKLTEATFGWAITCHKAQGSQWENVVVWDDGLGRSEQDRRRWLYTAITRAERGLVILA from the coding sequence ATGACCGACATCACCCCCTCCGACATTCAGGCCCAGGCCATCGCCGCCATCCGTGACTGGTTCCATAGTCGCACGGACGAGCAGCAGGTGTTCCGACTGTTTGGCTTTGCCGGAACGGGAAAATCAACCGTGCTGAAATTTGCCCTGGAGGATATGGGCCTAGCGCCCCACACCGAGGACGTGCCCGGCGTGGTCACCGCCACCTTCACTGGCAAGGCCGCCCTGGTGCTGCGGCGCAAGGGTACCCCGGCCAGGACCATCCATAGCCTGATCTATAGCGTCATCGAGGCCACCGACGAGGAGATCGAGGAAGCGGGCAAGCGCATCGCCCAGGCGGAAATCGACGCCCGCCATCTCACCGGCTTCGACCGCACCGCCGCCGAGGCCGCCATTGAGGCCATGCGCCAGTCCATGCGGGAGATGAAGAAGCCGCGCTTCGCCCTCAATCCCGACAGCCCGGCGGCATCGGCCAAGCTGATCGTGCTGGACGAGGTGTCCATGGTCGGCGAGGAGATGGCGCGCGACCTGATGAGCTTCGGCCGCCCCATTCTGGTGCTGGGCGATCCCGGCCAGTTGCCGCCGATCAAGGGCGAGGGCGCCTTCACCAAGGACGCCCCCGACGTCATACTGACCGAGATCCACCGCCAGGCCGCCGAAAGCGCCATCATCCGGCTGGCAACGATGGCCCGCGAAGGCCAGCCCATCGGCTTCGGCCAATACGACGATCATGCCTGGAAGATGCGCATGGCCGACGTCACCCCCGATCAGGCCTTGCGCGGCGGTCAGGTCATCTGCGGCAAGAACGCCACCCGGTTCCAGCTCAACAATGCCCTTCGCCGTGCCGCCGGGTTCGGGGGAATGTTCCTGCCCACCGGCCCGAGCGAAAAGATCATCTGCCTCAAGAATCAGTCCGACCTCGGCCTGATCAACGGCATGTTCCTGTCGCTGGCCGACATCGTCGACGAAGGCAGCCTGTACTTCTCGGCGGTCATCACCGACGAGGACGGCAACCCGGTCGGCCCACCGGCCAAGGGCGGCAAGCCGGGGCGGTTGCTGCTCTACAAGGGCCATTTCGAGGACCATGTCGCTCTCGACCCGCACCGCCACGACCGCGACTGGCGCGACAAGAAGAAGCTGACCGAGGCCACCTTCGGCTGGGCCATCACCTGCCATAAGGCGCAAGGGTCGCAATGGGAGAACGTCGTTGTCTGGGACGACGGTCTGGGGCGAAGCGAGCAGGATCGCCGCCGTTGGCTGTACACCGCCATTACTCGTGCCGAAAGGGGGCTGGTGATACTCGCATGA